CAGATCGTCAGAAAGGATTGATTGCTGCTGTTAAGAGAGCACTGCCGTGGATTGAGCATAGGATGTGTGTTAGACTTATCTATGGTAACTTGAAGAAGAACCATGGGAAGAAACCTGATATGAAGCTGAAGATTTGGAACCTTGCTTGGAGCTACAATGAGGCTGATTACAAAGCAAAGCTTAGAGACATTGAGCAGTACGATCAAGGTGTTTATGACGACTTGATGAAGTCAAAGCCAGAGAAGTGGTGCAGGGCGTTCTACAAGCTTGGACCTTATTGTGAAGACGTGGAGAACAATTCAACTGAATCATTCAACAACTCCATAGGTAAAGCCCGATACAAGCCATTTGTACCTATGTTGGAGACAATAGCTCGCTTGGCAATGGTTCGTATAGCAAAAAGGGATGTCATTTGCAGCAGTCACGAAGGACCGTATGTCATTGAGAAGCTCGAGAGTTTGCATAAGCTTGCCTCAGAATCGACGGTTAGACCTTCCACCAACCAGATGTATGAGGTTACTACTAGTTATGGTTGTGCACATAGGGTGAGCTTGGAAAGTAGAACTTGTAGTTGCAGGACCAGAACCATCTATCATGGAACCTAAGATCCCAGATCAACCAGGCCGTAAGAAGGTGACGAAAGCTGATAAAAAGAGGAAGAGACGAGTCAATGAATCACCAACGAAGAAAAAAGATAAGGGCTTGAAGCGAACCATGCACTGTGGGGTATGTGGGCAAGCTAATCATAACTCCAGGTTCCATAAGAATGATCCGAAACAggtttgtttcatttttatctCGGTTTTGTTGATGTGTTTGATGATGTGTTTTGATGATATCTTTTGATGATATATTTTGGCAGAGTGGTGAATCTTCTCAGCCTGAAGCCTCCCAAGGTGCTAGTGGCTCTCAAGTTACACAACCAAGGAAGTGACCCAtggaaagaagagaagatggatgtgaagaagtGGTTTTTTATGGTGTTCTAGGTGCTTTTTATCTCGGTTTTAGGTGTTTTTTTTAGGTTCTAGGACCTTGTTTCTCGGTTTTAGATTCTTTTTGCACGTTCCATGACCTTGTTTCTCGGATATCAGGTTTAGTTTAATGGATTTAAACTCTATTTTGATGTGTTCAAGATATGCTTTAGAGGCAATGTATGATATTTTAATGGCTTTGgtcattgtttttatttttgatttgaaatcaTCTTGATTCTCACCATTGAAAAGGATAAATATCTTATAAAATAGCATACTTATGAGTCTTAAAACATCTAATTtccaacaacaaaaacaaacaaacataaacaACAACAGACACTTGACACCACCATTTTCTTAGACATAACAAACTGAGACAATTCAAACTGAGACAAATTAAAACACCTTAGCCAACACAACCATCGTCAAACATCCTAAAACAACCAGCACCATCGCCTTCTTGTGAGATGCTTTGGCTTCATTCACAACATCTTCCATTCTTGCAGAAATCTCAGTCTCTAACTTCAATCCAAACTCATcaaacttcttcttctcttcttgggCATTCCTCTCTTCTTCCACACGACCAGAAACCATGCTCTGTTCAAGTCTCCTATCCTAAACGACAATCCTTCAACCTCATCCAACAAAGCTTCATCGACCCATTTTTAACTGTGATTATCACTACAAATATAGAAAAATCGAATCACCCACACATTTTGAACAAAGctatttatataaacaaactAACCACTAACCCTTTTCTCTGCCGCAAAAGCACAACGAAAGTATCTCTGCTAAGGATTTGGCTTCGAATGCGACGTCAAAGACAGGGGTGGAGGTATTAAGCAAGGAGGGGGGTCAGCTGATCCCacctaatttttaaaaaatatatgcattTTCTTAAGTAAAAACTTAATGACCCCACCAGATTAATTGTTTTGACCCCATAAAATTACAAAAGacattaaaatcaaaagctttATCTTATTGTTTTGGTAAATGGACTCACGTTTTCTAACTAAAATGTGGACTTTTATTTAGTTCATTTTAAactcattttaaatataataataatctgTAACTTTGTTGGTTTTAGTTATATCtctttcataaaaatataaaaaacactAAATTCCTCTTTCGTGACTGAGAAGGAGGATATAATCTCATTTCACTTTTCAATCCATGTTACTAACTAAAGCAACAATTTGAATCAAATTCAAACCaacttttattttagtttaatttgttTAACTATACTCTATTTTCCCCTAAATTATAGACTATATGAcgtaaaatcatataatttaagGGTTTATGTTGATAACCAGACTAAAActaataaatcaaattttaaaataaaatatctaaaaacaaatagtattgatatggataaatttcttaatatgatcacaataaatataaaaatactaaatgtCGTCGTAGAAAATTTTTCAACCTTTTGTGACTATAATTTTGAACacttttttgtaataaattcattaaatcattatatttttattgacatataggtaactaaaataaatataactcttaaaaatatatacaatttgATCATAACTTACATTTGTGATCAATTTTAACGATTttaattatattcaaaaatatattttgaaaatataatatataaatttcatgaataaatactttcaaatatttttataatttatatatatatatatatatattttttttatttattatatattatcgaCTTCAGTGAAAAAAAAGTTCTCGCTCCGCCACTGGTCAAGGGGATAACTAATTCTCCACACCAACATCTCTTCGGAACACCAACAACACGACCTCTTGATCGACCGCTAGAGACTCCATTCGAATTTCCAGATCCATGACTCATACTTTCTGGGTCTGTAACGAAATCTCTCTCtcaatttttaagattttaggGTTCTAAAGGCAATGAACTCGATTTGGGGGTTTTAAAAGTGTTTCGGTTCGGGTATAAATCGATCCATAGCCGGATCTTATTCTGGGTCGAGGCGTACCAATATAACTGGTTTACTATCGGTTTATGTAATAAACCGATAGTAAACCAGTTATATTGGTACGCCTCGACCCAGAATAAGATCCGGCTATGGATCGATTTATACCCGAACTTTCCGATAAAACTAAGCCAAATCTTGGTCTGTGTGAAAACGATGTTCGAACTTTCCTATTATGTGGAAAATGGTTGTCAAACTTTGATGGTGTGCAATTAGGACGACCTCGAAACTTTGTGTACATTTATTAATATGTCATAGTTATGGTGGGGAAATACGTCGTTTTCCCAAATAATGAAGTTTTTGAACTTACTTTTGGAGAAATGCATGTCCTTATGAATTTAGCCTTTTAACTAATTTATAGAATTAATCTGAGCAGACTTTTGTGACACCTCGAAGCATTAATGCAAAGTGTCTTGAAAACAGACTTCGCATGAAGTTAGCTGTAAAATTTGGTCAAATACTGTACAAAACTAAATTCATTTCTGCAAGACTTCTCATAAAGTCTGTTCGAACTTTTACAATAGAAAATTACCAGATATCACATGAAGCCAGATAAGAAAAActcaccaagaagaagaagaaaaagatgatgatgatgatgatgatgaggatacTTCACCAGAAGTCTATTTGAGAAAGTAGACTTCACTCGAAATCTCCTttgcaaaatatatttaaaaattcataacttaAGCGAACAATTATTTAGATTAATTCGTTGAGAATTCGTGTTTACCTTCTCCAATCACTAAGAAATCCAACTTAGGCTGAGTGAAAGATACACACAGTCGTTAACAACTAAAAATCCTTAAGCTTGagaaaattcaataaaatgtgattttaaaaagaaaaaaaaggttagGAGCTTTTGGGATGGGATGAAAGATGAAATCCAAGATAATGAGTTTCTGTGTTAGAAATAAGATGAAGATGTAAAATCGAATTAAAACGCATTTGGAGCTAGATGTATTTCGGAAAAATATGAAGGCATTTTCATGAATAATTGATATGTTAGGgtgaaatataagaaaaaaaaacttaatttttgtttagtaAAAAAGTTAAGGTCATTTTGGAAAATAAGCTCATTTAATGTTTTTGGAAAATAAGCtcatttaatgttttatattgaaaaaaatgtttttatattgtttgTCTAGATTTTATTGTAGTTTGATTGGGTGTAGATACAAAATGTCAActgtagatattttaaaataaaatataaatttaaaatatgaaaatatatgatgtatatataaaataattcttttatcagttataataatttatagtcataaatatttaaattatcaaggtttaatattatttaatatattatccaaataacatttataaaattatttaaaagtaaataaaattatctataaactttttaaattatagtaaaaatcaatatataaatagtgATAAATTTCACCCTACAAATTTGtaacttatttattattatctatattattaaagttgaagtacacatGGAAATAAgaatagtagaataaatgagatatctttggaaacatggatagtagagatgtgtactttcttttatttacacatttagccattgtattttcaataaattaataacaaatgagaattgtttagaaataataataacatatttaatactttttaatttaaatatttagccgttgtttttaaaataaattaaacaacattctttctatatttctttttatttacaattttgtcactatatttacaattctttttatttacaattcctaatggtgaaaataaaaacgtaaactgaaatataaatagtacattatataaaacaatttttaaaaataatattattaccttatttagtttagtcaaatataaaaaattcaagagttaaattttcaataaaatatcataaaattaataataattcatagaaaattCATAGAAAATTaatgcaaaaattaaaattttgaaacatggataaaagtaagtcaagaagaaaaaagtaattgtttatgttattaataaaaattggaaatccattatatcaattttaaaatataataaatggactaatctaattacctaaaactatttttttgtctaaaatattataaaataaaatttaaaatttatatacatattttaaatcaaaataataatttaaagttggttcatatcaaaaattgatttaaattatgcatatattcataattttatttttactaaaaaaatttccaataaccattactaaaaaatattttcaatatatattaggaaaatacaataaaaagactaatttcatataccaacttaaattatggtttatatatttcacattaaactttcagaatataatatatgtgattatttataagatgatacatataaaataatattaattatatgattatttatatgatgtaccaatacaattaattatatgatatatatatatatatatatatatatatatgtgtgataCATAATAATGACTAGGGTTGGGCGTCGaggtatccattccggttcgtttcggatctgtttgggtttcgggtttctggggtcaaagatttcagcctcattcatatatttctaaattccagttcgaattatgactagggctaAGTGTTCAGGTATCCATTTAGGTTCGTTTTgaatctgtttgggttttggatttccggggttaaagatttcagcccccatttagatatttctaaatttcagttcgaattatattcggatctttgcgggttcagttcgggttcggataactcatttaaattattttataaaattcattatatattttgaatttcttaaaatctataaataaaataatatattgtatataaatctgattaacatatgttagaatacttaaacttaacatataaattggtttggtttaaattttagatcaaaaatcaaaaattattttaaatatttttggtgttttgactGCATTTCCACTATGTTAGgtatttatatttgaatatttttatatattttaaaatatttaaaccaacctaaaagtatcataaatattctggatatttttatatacattaaaactaaaaataattaatatatataagtatacaaatctttttcggatatattttgatatccaaaatacttcggttcgaattggttatggtttcggttgtctaaagatcaaagttttgaataatttggatatttaatcaattttggtttggtagtACTCTTTCGAATCGTGATCGGTTTGGTTCTcaagatttgaattttttttatccagctttgatattgacataaaaataaatatcaatatatttttgaaatatacttGGGGTGAACCTTGGATCTCAACGTCCACCGCCTTACTCCCCTTTGGACCTGTCAGAGAAGATGAAAGTGACCTCTATGTATCAGACCTCATTTTGAGGGGAACGGGAAAGTGGAACCTCCAGAGAATTCAAGAGCTCTTACATGAGGTAGTAGAGGAAATTTTGACGATCAGAGCTAGCGTGACGGGTGCACCAGACTCCTATGTTTGGTACCCTATGGCTTCTGGTTCGTATTCGGCTAAATCAGGATATGCAGCAGCCTCCGCCTTAAGCCTGCAAACGCTGGATCAGCCTGCTGCTTTAGTCCCTGTTAATTGGAAGAAACATGTTTGGAATGTAGAATGCCCCCAAAGTTAAAGCTACTAATCTGGAGAGCACTACATGATGCCTTACCAACGGGAGTGAACCTCGAGAAAAGGGGAGTTGCAAACAACTCCACATGCGTTCATTGCGGAGCACCGGAGACAACTGAACATCTCTTCCTGCATTGCCCCTTTGCCTCGCAAGCTTGGGACTTAACCCCTCTGAAGAACCCCTTTGTATCAACCAGCTTTGGATCCTTCTACTCCGCCCTTGAAGCGTCGACACTTGATATCTGCCTTCCACCAACGGGATGTAGAGTTAACATCTTCTTCTGGATCGTATGGTCTCTTTGGATAACACGAAATCAGCTCCTGTTTGAATCAAGACACATCTCAGTATCAGAGACTATTACCAAAGCTCTAGCGGGAGCAAGAGAATGGGCGCTAACTTAATTGAAACCAGATAATCCATCTGAGAGCCAAAAGGAGCGATCTTTACCTCTAATACCTTCTATGCCCCAAGGGACAATCAACTGCAACACGGATGCTGCATGGAACCCGACCTCACAGCAAGCAGGTCTGGGATGGATCTTCACGCCTCAGGAATCGATGCCTTTTCTGCCTTCCCAGGGATCTCAATTTCAGACCCACGTTCAATCGGCGCTTGCAGCGGAAGCTTTAGCAGTGCGAGCAGCACTATCTCATGCCATTCATCTTGGCATAACATCAATCTGGATTCGTTCAGACTCATTGGAGCTCATCAGAGCCATCACTTCGGTTACAAAGCCAAAGAATCTCCATGGAATTCTTCTGGACATCGAAGCATTATCGTCCTCtcttgttttctgttttttctctttcaCTCCAAGGGAGTCAAATGGGCCTGCAGACTCTATTACAAAAGCCTCTCTATGTAATATGAACTCCACCTGGGCATAGGCCTAGATTtctcattttctataaaatccttagttgataaaaaaaaacagatattaTTAGATTTTCAAGTTCAAATACATAAAATTGTAACTTTTTAATCTGATTTTTTTAGCGCACACCTTTAATTCGCCATGGTTGTTCACTGTGTAGCAATTTTTCGGCTACTAAATCAGCTAGGCGGCCGAGTTTTAGAATATGTGGTGTGTCCCGTACACACACAGTAATAATcatcatattaatatatattctatacaTGCATTATTCTTCAAAGATGAACATATTAAATTATGCTctcaaatatttaatcaaacatcaaattatttatatatgacatagttttataaacaaaatttattaattagataATTAAATCTTCAAAGTAACTggataatttttaattacagATTGACTTTTACTTGATTAGTATTTAATTAtgcatttttctatttttaagctttttatgaataaattaatatttttcagatgacaatctatatatataaaaaaatgttgctTCTTTCCTGTTGTGCCACATCACTAAGTCGTTCGACAACAGGGTGACACGTGTCCTGATTTATTTAAACGCTGCGCatcatttttatttctattggGTTTTACTTATGTGTTGTGCTGGGTTTGGGCTGTGTCTGCCCCCATATTCCTCCGCGTCGATCTCAGTTCGCGTTTGAAGGTCCTCTCCTCCTCAAGCATCTCCTCCACGCAATCCACCGGAATCAAAGCTTCACGCCATTGTGATAACACGGACCGAGCCGTCACCAATCCTCATCTCGATCCCATGGATAAGGCGTCTTGAAGTTCCGAAGTCGTGCTCTGCTCCGTCGTCGTCAACAGATCCGGTGAGAAGAAGATCGAGCAACGTTAATGgctatttcttcctcttttgACATCTGACTCTTCGTCTTCTTGCTTCTT
The sequence above is drawn from the Raphanus sativus cultivar WK10039 chromosome 7, ASM80110v3, whole genome shotgun sequence genome and encodes:
- the LOC108836793 gene encoding uncharacterized protein LOC108836793 — encoded protein: MPLIGVDGCFLKSRMKGQLLVALGRDGDNAIYPVAWAVVGVENKDNWLWFVKKIKVDLGLEEGEGYVMVSDRQKGLIAAVKRALPWIEHRMCVRLIYGNLKKNHGKKPDMKLKIWNLAWSYNEADYKAKLRDIEQYDQGVYDDLMKSKPEKWCRAFYKLGPYCEDVENNSTESFNNSIGKARYKPFVPMLETIARLAMVRIAKRDVICSSHEGPYVIEKLESLHKLASESTVRPSTNQMYEVTTSYGCAHRVSLESRTCSCRTRTIYHGT
- the LOC130498006 gene encoding uncharacterized protein LOC130498006 codes for the protein MPPKLKLLIWRALHDALPTGVNLEKRGVANNSTCVHCGAPETTEHLFLHCPFASQAWDLTPLKNPFVSTSFGSFYSALEASTLDICLPPTGCRVNIFFWIVWSLWITRNQLLFESRHISVSETITKALAGAREWALT